The following are from one region of the Sphingomonas sp. J315 genome:
- a CDS encoding metal-dependent hydrolase, producing the protein MMQVRFPKWDFSKVRAHWAPHREFAQMQNAASTVPAYIEPYLVKVMLQAQAALPARYEKLHKDLAIFIKQEMQHCRQHLLFNKALRADGYEGMLAIEKEYEADYDRFLKTKSLRFNVAYSEGFEAVSSVAVDNFFEDFAPFLDGADTEAVEMWKWHLAEEYEHREVAHDVYHALFGRGPIAYLYRIWAFFYAVKHIRGHVRKVQTYLLDKDREGMSAEERAASIARQQHVQQVTGRHAKAHLKRILSPFYKPADRLPPRGLQEVLDRYARKPAAGTA; encoded by the coding sequence ATGATGCAGGTACGCTTTCCCAAATGGGATTTCTCGAAAGTCCGGGCGCATTGGGCGCCGCATCGCGAATTCGCGCAGATGCAGAACGCGGCATCGACCGTCCCGGCTTATATCGAACCCTATCTGGTCAAGGTGATGCTGCAAGCGCAGGCTGCGCTGCCCGCCCGATATGAGAAACTTCACAAGGATCTGGCGATCTTCATCAAGCAGGAGATGCAGCATTGCCGGCAGCATCTGCTGTTCAACAAGGCGCTGCGCGCTGACGGTTATGAAGGCATGCTGGCGATCGAGAAGGAATATGAGGCGGATTACGATCGCTTCCTGAAGACCAAATCGCTGCGCTTCAACGTCGCCTATTCGGAGGGATTCGAGGCGGTCAGTTCCGTCGCGGTCGACAATTTCTTCGAGGATTTCGCGCCATTCCTCGATGGCGCCGATACCGAAGCGGTCGAAATGTGGAAATGGCATCTGGCCGAGGAATATGAGCATCGCGAGGTGGCGCACGACGTCTATCACGCATTGTTCGGTCGCGGACCGATCGCATATCTCTATCGTATCTGGGCGTTCTTCTACGCGGTAAAGCATATCCGCGGCCATGTGCGCAAAGTGCAGACCTATCTGCTCGATAAGGACCGCGAGGGCATGAGCGCGGAGGAACGCGCCGCTTCGATCGCGCGGCAGCAGCATGTCCAGCAGGTCACCGGTCGGCACGCCAAGGCGCATCTCAAGCGCATCCTGTCGCCTTTCTACAAGCCCGCCGACCGGTTGCCGCCGCGCGGCCTACAGGAAGTCCTCGATCGCTACGCCCGCAAGCCGGCTGCCGGGACAGCCTAG
- a CDS encoding SDR family oxidoreductase, with amino-acid sequence MAAKRLLVLGACGDIGQGIVRGAHAQGFRLVAGDRNAERLVRYDDGSGIATVVGDLGSVEAAIALWEAAQVPFGGIDAVAIAVNAPNAAKPLLEWSSAEMAEVYASNLLTHFHAIKAMLPRLPRDGMLIGIGGGTADFILPKMAQLSMLQAAQRMMYRGFAREYRDGAQIRELMLISMINGERKRDIAEPHWVMDTEVGEHVCAIIEDPETFAGPILRLESRDQIGKPETARERASA; translated from the coding sequence ATGGCAGCCAAACGGCTTCTCGTCCTCGGCGCTTGCGGGGACATCGGACAGGGCATCGTCCGCGGCGCGCACGCACAGGGCTTCCGGCTTGTCGCCGGGGACCGAAACGCCGAGCGCCTTGTTCGCTATGATGACGGCTCAGGCATCGCCACCGTGGTCGGCGATCTCGGCTCGGTCGAGGCCGCGATCGCATTGTGGGAGGCAGCGCAGGTGCCGTTTGGGGGCATCGATGCAGTCGCCATCGCGGTCAATGCACCCAATGCGGCAAAGCCCCTGCTCGAATGGTCGAGCGCCGAAATGGCGGAGGTCTATGCGTCCAATTTGCTGACCCATTTCCATGCGATCAAGGCGATGCTCCCACGGCTGCCACGAGACGGGATGCTGATCGGGATCGGCGGCGGCACAGCGGACTTCATCCTCCCCAAAATGGCTCAGCTTTCGATGCTCCAGGCGGCACAACGGATGATGTACCGCGGCTTCGCCAGAGAATATCGCGACGGTGCGCAGATACGCGAGCTCATGCTGATCAGCATGATCAATGGCGAGCGCAAGCGCGACATCGCCGAACCGCATTGGGTGATGGACACCGAGGTCGGTGAGCATGTCTGCGCGATCATCGAAGATCCCGAAACCTTCGCCGGACCGATCCTGAGGCTGGAATCACGCGACCAGATCGGCAAACCCGAAACGGCACGCGAAAGGGCTTCTGCATGA